A window of Glycine soja cultivar W05 chromosome 2, ASM419377v2, whole genome shotgun sequence genomic DNA:
TGAATGTTGCGAATAATCAGCTTTATGGAAAGGTGCCAAGTTTTAGGAAAAATGTAGTTGTGAGTACAAGTGGTAACATTGATATAGGGAAGGATAAGAGTAGTTTATCCCCGCAGGGTCCGGTGTCTCCAATGGCTCCCAATGCCAAGGGAGAAAGTGGCGGGGGTCCAGGAAATGGTGGCAAAAAGTCTTCTTCCCGTGTGGGAGTAATTGTGTTTTCAGTGATTGGGGCTGTGTTTGTGGTTTCAATGATTGGTTTCTTGGTTTTCTGCTTGTTTAGGATGAAGCAAAAGAAGCTGAGCAGGGTCCAGAGCCCAAATGCCCTTGTTATTCATCCTAGGCATTCAGGATCCGATAATGAGAGTGTAAAGATAACCGTAGCTGGTTCAAGTGTCAACGTTGGTGCTGCCAGTGAAACGCGAACCATGCCTGGCAGTGAGGCAAGTGATATTCAAATGGTTGAAGCAGGAAATATGGTCATTTCCATACAAGTTCTGAAGAACGTCACCGACAATTTCAGTGAGAAGAATGTTCTGGGACAAGGAGGTTTTGGAACGGTTTATAGAGGTGAACTCCATGATGGTACAAGAATTGCGGTGAAAAGAATGGAGTGTGGGGCAATAGCTGGGAAGGGTGCGACAGAATTCAAGTCCGAAATTGCTGTTTTGACTAAGGTTCGCCACCGGCATCTTGTTGCCCTTCTTGGTTACTGCTTGGATGGGAATGAGAAGCTTCTTGTGTACGAGTACATGCCTCAGGGAACGTTGAGTAGCCATCTTTTTAATTGGCCAGAGGAAGGACTAGAACCACTGGAGTGGAATAGAAGATTGACAATTGCCTTGGATGTGGCAAGGGGTGTTGAGTACCTGCATAGCTTGGCCCATCAAAGCTTCATACATAGGGATTTAAAACCTTCAAACATTCTCCTTGGAGATGATATGAGGGCAAAGGTTGCAGATTTTGGTCTTGTCCGTCTTGCTCCAGAAGGAAAAGCCTCTATAGAAACAAGAATTGCAGGAACTTTTGGATATTTGGCGCCAGAGTATGCAGGTATCTGTTAGTTTTTTAACTTCCCTTCACTGCACTATGTCTTTTTGAGATAATGCcgtttttagttagtttttccAAATAAACAGTAGGAATAataagataatatattttaagtcaATGGCTTAGTGTCCTAGATTCCCTGGGAAAAATATACCATAGTAAAATCTAGTTTGATTTGCATATTTATTGCCTGCTAGGATCCATGATACTTTAAAAGCAACTGGAGACAATCATTTCTTCTTAGGAAGCTAATAAGACAAATTTTTCTCTTATCTACTTTCTAACCAAATGTGCCAAGATTTGACTAATTTACTGATGAAGAGATAGGAGAAAGAGCTATTTTCTAACAACTTGGAACTGTTGCTTGGAAGTCAAGTAAAACCATTTATTACTATTTACAAACTCATCCTGTACTCGAAAGTCAAGACTCAAGAATGTAACCGCTGCATCCATTTTATTCATGTTTATTGCTTCTAATACATTAATTTGTTAGCTTGCTTTCAGAATGTTAATTTCCCCTTGGGATTTATCTTGTCTTGATGACATGGAGTATTTGGATTGACTTGATGTTTGTAACCTGATTTCTTTGCATGGTGGCATAAAAATTCTGAATGCTTGTGTTTAATCTTTGTTGGATGTTCATTGACTATTGGGCATACATCTCTAACTCCGCCATGCAAATGGCTATCTGATTGCAGTTACTGGCCGTGTGACAACTAAAGTTGATGTGTTCAGCTTTGGGGTAATATTGATGGAGCTCATGACAGGAAGGAAAGCACTTGATGAGACTCAACCCGAGGATAGCATGCACCTTGTAACATGGTTCCGCAAAATGTCCATAAATAAGGACTCATTCCGCATGGCCATAGACTCCGCCATGGAGCTCAATGAGGAAACGCTTGCTAGCATTCACACAGTAGCAGAGTTAGCCGGCCACTGCTGTGCGAGGGAGCCATATCAAAGGCCTGACATGGGTCATGCTGTCAACGTgctttcttctcttgtggaaCTCTGGAAACCATCTGATCAGAATTCTGAAGATATATATGGCATTGACCTTGACATGTCCCTACCACAAGCACTAAAGAAGTGGCAAGCTTACGAAGGTAGAAGCCAAATGGAGTCATCTTCTTCGTCTTCGCTACTTCCAAGCTTGGATAACACACAGACAAGTATACCTACTCGCCCTTACGGATTTGCTGATTCTTTCACATCAGCAGATGGTAGGTGATCATGCTTGGTTGTAAATAATTCTAAGGTGTTTCTTTAGTGTGCATGTTTATTCTTCAGTCCTTGCTTCTAGCTGGCTTTTCTTttgtgaacttttttttttttatatcttttttcatGGTGTAGTTCTCCACATCTCCTCCATGATTAATTTCACACCTTCTTTAGCACTTATTAAGGATTTTTGCTGACAAGCTGGGAAGAGATTCTCAGCTGAGGATGTATTTTTCATCATCTCACATTCATGTTTCCCCCTTTTGAGTTAATTTTGAGATGTGTAAATCAAATATCACTATTGAACTTCCAGTTTGTAGCTTTAGCTTGTAGTGTGATTAGTTTTGCTTTAATTACATTAACACTTGTCGAACCAATTTGGTTGCAAGTTGTATTAAAGTGCATGTAGATTGCAAATGACACAAGAGGATCAATACAACAACTGGCACCAATTTGAAAATCCACAActtaaatttgtttcattttatgcGATGGGGATTTCAAAATTATGAGAGAATACAACTTTATAGCTACACGCCACAAGGTTGTTGTCATATGGATGTTGCAGGGACTCTGGCGTTTATGAAGTAAGTTTTGGATGAATATGAATTTGTGAAATGGACAAAATAGACAGGTGAGGAAGTAgttaaagaaagagagaaaaaaccaAATATTATTTGCTGCTGCTGGGGTTGCCTCGAATGAAATGGTGACAGTGTGGCAAAAGGCAAGTGCAAGTTAAGCCAAAAGATTAAAACCTGTGTCCTGTGTGTGTCTGTCAAACTTTCCAACTGGCTTCCACAAATCACTTTATTGTTTCTTATTAGTTAAGCTTTCACattagaaagaaataaaaaaaggaggagaaaacataaacaaaatgaaaggtCCCCTTTTATCAGTCAACAAAagataatttcataaataaagtCTATCCTCACCTCTTAATTTTAAGTTAGGATACACAACAAGATAAAGAAACACCAAAAATGTCAACAAAGCATTACAccaaaggagaagaggtttaCTATGAGCCAAACCAACTATGCCGTCAGTCACTGCATTATCTTCTCTTTTGGtgaaagagagagggagagagagtttGACTCATCTATACTAAATTCCGTGTAatatttagtgtaataaattatttattagtagTAGTTTATATAAATAAGTAACTATATGTAGTATTATATCaactttaactttatttaaaatttactttaacaCACTAATGTAAGATGCAAGATACGACACATGTATGTAGTTACATTTAATGTAACAAGAtacatgattatttatttacataaaacaataattttttttatccaatacTATATTTATAAGAGAAATGAACATCCCATTACAAGAAATTTTGATcgtgaaataaattaatatgcatgatataatataataaaacaatatgacaaaaaaaaatcataggaCCTTGGGAGTGGTTTAGAGTTTAACGGTAGGGGTAAAGGTGACAAGTAGgatgttaaataaaaattttgtttacataagtcgttaaaattaactttaagagtttaaaagtaaaaagaaattaaaaatatttatttattttatgtattgaaTGTTTTTTCAGTAGAAATGTTTActttaaattacttaaaattatttttagatgcTGATACTAACAAAAGTTGACAAAAGACACAAATATACAGAATGTCTGAACGAACAAATTGACATTGAGCAAATCATGGCGCAACACCCAGTCAACAATACTTGCAGTGACAACTAAATTCATCTACGTTTACTCGTCTCACCGAAACATTTCGTATGAGAATAAGCATTTATCATTCATTAAGTTTTTAAGTTTCAACCTGATATAATCAAGCCAATGAATTAATACATCTTAAGTCTTGGaccaatttctttaaatttaatataaaattttaattttgttgttaagCACTGATTGTAATTTTGGTAACTTTAGATTTGAGTTTGTAGTCCACAGTTCCATAAATTTtcaaacagaaattaaaagagaaaaatcatcgttcttaattatttgagtattttattttatctgctCCCTATTTTGAATTAGAACTAATTTTAGCAATTACCCTTTAAAGAACCCCgcctttatcatttttttttgcaataaatacattttaattgaatttttgtatgtgtcatttaaaatttgCTTCAACAATCAAATAAGTTAAGaaactttaatatatttttatgtatgaaAGCATGCGCAGTTTATTTctgtgtaaaaaattatttgcccCGATAATCAAATCGTAGAATGCACGTATATTTTGGTTTGtacaaaacattttattttgacgataaaaaaatgatttttttttaaatgaagataattttgaacactttttttcttctaaaaaagatCTTATGGTAAGAAGCATTAGGCTTTTGTTTTGAAAGGCCTTTTCTTTAGACATGTTGTGAAAGACTTATTTGCAAcgtatttaaatttatcttgTAATATAACATAAGTATTTATGTAATCATGTGTGAAAGCTTATAAAACAATAGAATTACAAAATGAGTCGCCAGGCCCAGCCCAACGGACCAGAGAGTCAAAATGGGCTGGCTCAGCCTTATATCAAGTTAGCAGACCAATTTAGCcttacttaatatatatatatatatatatatatatatatatatatatatatatatatatatatatatatatatatatatatattctaaatctgaaaaaaataagaaaaaaatcagcattttaaaaaaaacgttTTGGGTTCTGTTCTTGAAAgagatgattttaaaaaaaatttcctcatattatttttttttattttttattttgtcatggAACacatatttttcagttgatcATGAATTTTAAGACTTAACCAAGCACACAcatgaataaaacaaatttgcgtttcggtttaaaattattttgatagatACAATTGATGTGTCCCCAACTCCACATagtatgcattttatttttttttgaaagacacATCATGAAACAAGGACATTTGACACGTGAGGCCACATTAAAACTTTTGGCACTTACACACCCTCTTCCTTTTTGAGCCTTCAAATGTGTTTTAGCTATTAAACCTTTAACATGACCATGTCAATAGCCTGCATGGATTTGTTTTGTTAGAAATGACATGATTTTGCCTATTTCTGACACGGCCATGCCAAGCCATTTGGACTAAATTCGTAGACTAGGTCCAACTTGGGTTATTTGAAACCCATTCTTGACTTACGAGTTATGACACTATTGGGTGATTATAAGTCTCTATCGATATCTTTTGATAATCTTTGTTCGTTTTTTGAATTGTCTCACACTCTTTCTTAGCTTCTCAAGTGCATCATGAGGATAAAATGTTGTTATTTTGGAAATACACGAGAAGACTTCATATTTTAAAGATTTGAAGATCAACTTCTCTTAAAAgggtttttttagttttcttttaattctatttttcttatattatagaTTGTGTTATGGGTTTCGTTTGTTTTGTATTTCTCTTCGAATATATGTAACTAAATCCACATTTAGGAGATCACCAATTTTAATATATGCTACtaagatgaaattttaatatgattaaaaataatatttaaagcaTTTAAAGCATTTTATTGAGACCAATGAGGCTGGATATAGTACAGAGGGATTAATAAAGATTCAAATACTTACATATAGAGATGGTTATATTTATCACCGAGTGTGTGAATTAAATGATACATAattgttctaattttaaaaaaatcttaaatttgaaTCTTGTGTATGTAATtacataaaatacataaaaagaaaatttatcatttataataattttatttaattaaagtaaaataatctTTGATAACAGAAGATACATGtgattaaaataacaaaagaaggaaaaaaaacacaaaaggaaTGATCATATTTATTAGACTGTACCTAGAATAGGATTGTATATCCATATATGTATAATAATGTAATTCTACCTTTTCGTAGAAATTTCATTTCTTTATCAcgcattactgactctttaattaggggcagatccacatcaagtgttcaaggaaaattacgttgtctggctatagtaattacagtctactgcatttggctgtctaggaacaagctgattttttaagattatcaattttctgtaatagatgttattagcaagattaaatttcttatgtatagacaagcgcaccTGTTACATTtgtagcatcttgatataggtcttcttgtattagggagacttttgattttctttaactgTGGGGTATGTCccgtttattattgtatcattttggatttaatataatttacatttttttcccccaaaaaataatgtaatcctACAAAGCTTGAAGTTCAAAGAAGGCGTGTATTTGAATGGTACAGGAACAAAAAACGAGGTCTCGTAGTCGTATATGAGAACAATAAGGTAGGTAATGGGAGTGTGGTAGAAGTCAAAAGTTCAACCCACGTATACTGCTGTGTGCAGTTGGATCAGCGACCACAAGCCAACAGCTAAGCAAGAATATAGAATATATCATCTTCTCTGCATGGCAATATCCATATATTTCaagttgaattaaattttatccAACGTGAACATCCAATTTTTCATTATTAGACACTCATCACATAACTTACATTTATGCTATATTTTGTactatacaaataattaatgctttaaaagaaatataattaattacatgGATAATACTGCCAAGCGAAGAACGAGGAAGAATATTAGTTGTCGATAAGACtccatgaataatttaaaagagcagttacatcaattttataactgTTTTTTCATATTCTATTTCATATATACTTTTATCTAATAGAATGaggatttgtttattttttagaaatatataaattactatTTCATAAAGTTCCTCCattgccaagtttctaaagcaTCTCTTTGATTGAAGTTTGCGACTTGCGAGCCTCTCTAACCTTCCTATATTCTCTTTGAACATTCGTGTCCCTATTTCTCAAGTTCGCAACAAAGAAAGtaagaaacaaatataaaattaaatcataaaattaaactttgaaaagtATTATTACTTAGTAATTGTATTATTATATCTACTTTTCTACTATACTAACTTTGAAAGTTTATTTGCTTCcactaattcattttttttatatattaactcTCTTCTCTTATTATATACAAGTAATTTCTACACAATTTATGAGActgatattagttttttttatgattttacaaATGTTTTCAAATCTAATTTTTCATCATGAGAGTTATTAtcttaatattcaaatttaaattaaaccatattttattttaagttataatagttactatttttaaaattaaattaaattaattatttttattctaattatgcTATTATGATcagattaaatattatattatttttaatctttaacaCATTCTatctattatatttaaaatatttttgtcataattataatattgtttgaaatttaaataaaattaactacaatataatttatgtaacaAAAACTACACAATGCATttgtagaaattaaaatggtagtAATTGTAAATTACTATAAAAACCCGTCATATAATGATATAAATCTTGATTACTTCATATAGTACTTGTAAATTTGCCTAGTTTTTATACTATAATTCTTTCCACgcctttttaaaatatcaattcgCAACGTGTAAAATCAAAGTAAAATGAGGCATGTTTTATATTGGCATGGCTATTGGCTGCACCTTTCATTTGTGTTGAATGAaaagatttttctattttttttttctaaaagtacGAAGCACCGAGCCATGTTTCCCTATAAGGCGgggacaaattaaattaaacacacATAGGCATGCACCGGTAGACTTATCCAATGCCAAAATCAGAAAAGAATAAGgagtataaaaaagaaaacgcgAATGTTACAACTGCAAacaaaaaagccaaaaaaacagTATTATTGTACTAGTAAAAAACAAAGATCATGCATGCAAATGATGCAATTGCAAATTGTAAATGCAAACTTTAGATAGGGATGCAAGTCAGCACACCGACCTTTGCTGACTCAGTCTCAGTCAGCTCCAAACCCACGCCATTCAACTTCGTCCGCGTCTTGTTGGTACAACAACATCAACTATACTACTATTACTTCActtccttattttaattaattaattaacccaTTTCAAAATCATCCAACCCCGAGTgacttttcaactttcaaacttCAACGTTCAAACAATAATCCCAAAGTCCtaacacacacacgcacacacaaaaaaaaaaaaaaaaaaaaaaactctttgaaCTATTTCTCTCTCACGGTCTTACCTCAAGCTTTGACCCATGTACCACAAAGCATGTTGTACTATAAAATACCAAACACTCACCACTTTCTTTCCTTCATAACATTCACATACAATTCTTCTAAGCTCTACCCAACAAGCATACATACAAAAAATCGaaaattttactattattattattatagcaaCATGGTTTTGTCATGGACAAAAGGGAGAGTGTTCCGGCGTGCCAGAAAGGggaaagagttgaaaaatttcGGTGGCGACTTGGAGATAGACATTGCGATCCCCACCCACTTCCGGTGCCCGGTAACATTGGACATGATGAAGGACCCCGTGACCGTTTCCACGGGCATAACCTACGACCGCGACAGCATCGAGAAGTGGATCGAGTCCGGGAACCGCACGTGCCCGGTCACCAAAACGGAGTTGACAACCTTCGAC
This region includes:
- the LOC114397970 gene encoding receptor protein kinase TMK1-like, with protein sequence MKPLALLAIGVFTMMTLLASSQEDDDASVMLALKNSLNPPGWSDPDPCKWARVRCSDNKRVTRIQIGRLNLQGTLPTTLQKLTQLEHLELQYNNISGPLPSLNGLSSLRVFVASNNRFSAVPADFFSDMSQLQAVEIDNNPFEPWEIPQSLRNASGLQNFSANSANVRGTMPDFFSSDVFPGLTLLHLAMNSLEGTFPLSFSGSQIQSLWVNGQKSVNKLGGSVEVLQNMTFLTQVWLQSNAFTGPLPDLSALKSLRDLNLRDNRFTGPVSTLLVGLKTLKVVNLTNNLFQGPMPVFADGVVVDNIKDSNSFCLPSPGDCDPRVDVLLSVAGVVGYPQRFAESWKGNDPCGDWIGITCSNGNITVVNFQKMGLSGVISPDFAKLKSLQRIMLADNNLTGSIPEELATLPALTQLNVANNQLYGKVPSFRKNVVVSTSGNIDIGKDKSSLSPQGPVSPMAPNAKGESGGGPGNGGKKSSSRVGVIVFSVIGAVFVVSMIGFLVFCLFRMKQKKLSRVQSPNALVIHPRHSGSDNESVKITVAGSSVNVGAASETRTMPGSEASDIQMVEAGNMVISIQVLKNVTDNFSEKNVLGQGGFGTVYRGELHDGTRIAVKRMECGAIAGKGATEFKSEIAVLTKVRHRHLVALLGYCLDGNEKLLVYEYMPQGTLSSHLFNWPEEGLEPLEWNRRLTIALDVARGVEYLHSLAHQSFIHRDLKPSNILLGDDMRAKVADFGLVRLAPEGKASIETRIAGTFGYLAPEYAVTGRVTTKVDVFSFGVILMELMTGRKALDETQPEDSMHLVTWFRKMSINKDSFRMAIDSAMELNEETLASIHTVAELAGHCCAREPYQRPDMGHAVNVLSSLVELWKPSDQNSEDIYGIDLDMSLPQALKKWQAYEGRSQMESSSSSSLLPSLDNTQTSIPTRPYGFADSFTSADGR